In the genome of Puntigrus tetrazona isolate hp1 chromosome 8, ASM1883169v1, whole genome shotgun sequence, the window TAACTGGAGTATAGTAACTGTAGTATTAATTGTCGTAGTTTTAGCAGAAATATAACCACTATAATAATCGGAACAATAATGTTATTAACTAAAAGGCGAAAGGAGTAATCCCCAAATAAAcatctttttcctctctctttttttttttcccagttgtACACTTTCACTAGGCTCAGTCTTTAAAATCTTTAGTCAGAGTCCTCGTCTACGCGCGCACGTAGATCCATCTCATCGTTTTGGGTATTTCTTTCGAGTGCAACATACTGTATGAGAACATAATCGGTCACTTTCATGCGGAGCGGGATTGTCTTTGGGTCACACAAGATACTGTAAAGAACCACTGGAACATTTTGAAGCAGTGAATCTGTGATAGTGACAGGAACTAAAATTAGGTACAGAAACGAGCGTTTCTCCGTCTGGCTGGCAGTCTGTGCCCCCCTTTCAGAGGCACGTCTCCAGGCTGTGCAGAGGGCTCGCGGGGCACGGGGGAACGCTCGAGCCCAGGTAGACGCGGCTCTCGGCGGCGTTGTTGTTGCAGTTGAGGGTGACCGGCAGGCTCTGCTGCCTCAGCGGGCGAGACGGGTAGCGGGATCGCGGGGGCCTCTGGGGCGCCTGGGGCTGAGAGTGAGGGCCGGGGTGACGAAGCGCCACACGCACGTGGTTATGGTTGGAGCGTTCCGATTCGTCGTCCACGTCCGTCTCGTCGATCAGGGGGATGTTGTGGACCGAGTCCGTGATGATGAACTCCGGGTGCGCCTGGAAGTCATGAATGGAGTTCCGCGACTCGGGCCGCTCGATGCCGTCGTAGAGGGAGCTACGGAAAGCTTTCACCACCCGGATCTATACGTCAAGGGTGCGGGGGGTAGGAGATGTCAAAGGGAAGAAAATGGAGGGATCAAAGGGACAGAGAGGTGGAGAGAAGTTTAGTCCCCCTTTTGCACTACTCGGACACTTTCAGCTAGCTGAGCTGCGAGAGCTGAAAGTTTCACATCCATTAAGGCCTTCGGTGCAGTAAGGCctttgaaaagaaacaaaactccACAGCCATTCTATAGGCCTCTATAGAATGACGGCCAAAAACAATCATTGAAACCCAAGTTGTAATTACAAGAGGAAAAGGAAATCTCACAAGACGGCAAACACAAATAGTTCCAATAAAACGGAAGGATACCATAAATATAGTGAATATGATCTGTCAAAGCAGCCTTAGCCCCCTGTCTGCCTTTCTTTCGATACAATTTCAGCTTTATTGATGATCATGATcaaaaagttgttgttgtttttttacctcTTTTGTTTCGTGAGCAGAAAGGCATGTCAAATTAGTGAGCATAACAAATTAAcagataaagaaaataaataaaataataaaaggcaaGTATGTATGCAAAGTTCAAAAAAACGGAATTACAACTTTCACTGTTGCCAGTTCAATACCAGGTGATTAAAATTCATGgaacactaagaaaaaaaaaaaacacatgcaaacgaACGACAGGAAACACCAAGAAAACGATGACTTTGAAGGCACGCACGCCACCATGtggtacaaacacacacatacacgcggtgtacacagtacacacacagaaaacacacagaaagtgAGGTTTAAACTACACGGCTGTGCACAGAACGCAcgaacacaaaaacatacaggAAATAAAGACATGCGTATTCACATACTGTTGGTGTTGACAAATTCTGTAATACAGATTCAACAAGTCTTGAAAAAACAGATTGCATTAGTTACTGTAAGCATTATTTATTGGTCTGACATCATCAGTTTTCTATTCGTTACATTTATAGGGTATATTTGTAAGCCTTTTTATAATCCACTTTCGATAAAtcgaggaaaaataaataaatgaaacaaagcaaAGTATCTTTGATTATATTAGCTCATTCTAATACGAAGACATTTAGGAGATCTTGATTGCCTTGTTTTTGtggaaaggaaaaagaaaaaccaaactCTCTATGCCCTCAAAAGTATGAACACATCAAATGGGACTCGTCTCCCATGCAACCATGCACAATAATTCAAGTTTCCTCTTCCCGTTCATGCTTGGCATGCAAGTACACATTCAATAGGAAAAAAATATCCGTAAAAACATCGATCGAAACGGTCCATGTTCCTTTTTCTGACATCCTCGTTCTTGTCATGTGAGATTAAACAGCAGCCGTGGTGAAAACGCATCTTCTTGAAAAATCGTTTCGTGTGCGTGACCATGCATGTCGGGACCATCGCATTCATCGTccgtaaggttttttttttttttttcccgctctCTGCATTCTACATGCATAGCCAAACCACGTTCGGGAATGACCACAAAGCGATGTGACTGACAGAGGGAGGGGACTTCACAACATGGACACAACAGCGCTTCTGCGGATTTGTTTTTCCAAAGAGCCATTCGTTTTGAGCTTCcttgctttttcatttaaagctatTTTCTCTGCTACGCAAGCACTGACATTGTAAACTTTCGAGTATAAGGCCCAGAATTTGAAATGGTTATGATATCAAagagggggagaaaaaaaacattgtgaattAACTGCAGTGAGGAATCGGCTAAGTCTTTCGTAATTCAGGCACTGGatggaaaaacagaaaagggATTGTGTTTGAATAGCTCCAAACACATCGCATCAGAACTCCTCATGACAGACGGCAAGAGAGGGGAGGTGAAAGACAGACGCTTGAAGGATGGAGGTCTTAACCTACAGCACGAATCATGTTCTTTTGTTGTGGCATGATACCCCAACAAAAGCTTTTGAGAAGCAGCCCTCTTGTGCAACATCACCAAGGCATTATTTTGCGcaactataacaataaaaaaatatactggatctttttatttttttctgtgttagaTTTGATCTAAGATATCAGCACAAAATGCTAAAGACGATGAAACAAGGACAGagacaagaaataaaaacaatatactgGACGAGAccgacaggacaggacaggataAGACACTAAAAACATGTGTTGAAAAAATAAGGACAAAATATATTCCACTTTTAAAGGTtcgtaaaataaaagaaactgaaGATTAACATTGAAGGGGAAGTGATAATGAAACTGGGGGGCATTCCAGCTGGGCTAATGCTCGGTGGTCTCTTTGAAGGGATTTGGAAATGCTAAGACGCAGCTGTTTTCTTTAGACCACGGAAAAGATCGCTTCTGGTACCTGGAGGGCAATGTTGATGTTATATTTGGTGCATTAAACAAATCGCTGTCTGCGAGAGTGACTCTCAAGAAAACTACAGCTGTTTAGTGACAGTGAATCATAGCAGCAGGTAGTAAGAAAGCTTTTCTTATGTGTAGAAACTCAAGCAGCAACAATTAGCAGGACACTTTCATTAGACGCGGCAGGTTATAACACGAAACCTGtgaagagagaaaggagaatCTGAACAAGGCGCACAAtgacagagcaaaaaaaaaaaaaaacacttttgtccTGAACGGGATAGAAAAACGTTAGCATTATCAATGCTAATATCCCTAACATGAAAATGGCAGCAGAAACCATTATGGGCTTATACTCGCAGGTTTACAACAGTCAACCTTTTGCTTTCGTTGTTCCCATGTTGTCAAACGGATCGATCATCTCCACTTTAGTTtctcaattcagttcaattgCTGTTTGGCTCTTTCGAGTGAAATTCTGGTAGCCCTTTTTTTTGGCAACATTGATTTGAGGGTGAATTATTGGCAAAATCAAGCAACGGGAGAATCAAAAAAAGgcaacaagaaaaagaaaaccagcCTCATCTTGGCAGCGCCAAGCCAGAATTAAACGAGCAAGAGCAAGAAATAAGTTATGAGGTAGCGAGGaaggaggaaagaaagaaagagagaaagaaagaaaggccaCAAATGAATAAgcgaaacaaactaaaaaagcACATGTAGAGAGATAAAGCAGATGCTCTGATGATaatctgctctctctctctctctctcgctcgcacgcgcacacacacacacacacactcaacattCAGCAGACTAGTTGCGTTTGAAGGCAGGCAAcaatgcacgtgtgtgtgtaggtgtgtatgCTAGCCATCTGAGTGCACGGGCTCTACGAGGTGCCGTTAACGGAATGTAAGGACTCACTCCCGGGGGCACCAGTTGCATTGGCAGTGGAGAGAACTACGTGAGAGGGAGTAGAATTATTGGTTACGTCATGGAGTTGGCTGAGCACTGAAGAGCGGCGTCTCACTGCACCCTGAAACGAACCACTTCTCTTGAAGGTACTCACTACCTCCAtctgcaggagagagagagaaggacatCACACAGACAGGCGAATGAGCTTCATGAAATGAACGGGATGGGGCTTTAATCACTCGAGGGAGTTTTGGGAAGGAACAGCTTGCAGGAAAGCAGCATTTCACAATAATTTGCTAATGTGCAAGCCAATCAGCCAGGGCGTTTCTTCAACTATGAGcactttattgagtttttatttttattaagtctaatcattttaattttctttgtcatacgaaacattaaaactttatgtataaattgcattatttcaCCCTTGAAGGACCCCAacttttaatcttaaaatataaaaaatacataatacaattttttaaaaactattagtttaataaataattttaatactgttaaatattacttttattgaatatataaatgtttataaactattatataaacctttttaatGCTGTCCCTTAGTAGTGACATTATTTCTGTCATAACAAATTCGTTTGataacatataaacaaatacaccaGTGAAAAGCATGATGTGTggataaaaatttttttataatacttttttataagCATTTCCAATTAAGCTGTAATTatgtgaaataatgaaaaaaaaagaaatctatttacagtacataaactggtatttgtgaaatattacaaaaataattcaaattttattttcatcacaaAACACAACACCATTTGAGATGTGGAAAATGACACATAGGTACAGAAAGTGCAAAAGTGCCTATACTTGAAGAAACATgcaacactttagtatagggaccaattctgaCTATTAACTAGTTATTTATTAGCATGACTGTTATTGTTATATTGGttgtttattagtgcttataaaGAACATATTCTACATGACCATATTCTGCTATTCCCAAATCTAACCCAATACTTAATAACTTAacaatttaacaactaccttacaaactattaataagcagaaaattaaaagttcaCCAAGGCAAAAGTCGTAGAAAACGATTTGTTAATAgagagaattggaccttaaaataaagtgtgacaaagAAACAATGTGTATACaaaccatgaaaatatttataaattcaaaAAGGCCGATAATAGTTACCGAGGAGCGACATAATACATGGAGACGCAAGTAGCAGAGCAAAAGGACTCAATAAAACAGCGTGATATAGCAGCAGAGAGAATAAAGGATgaagtgagggagagagagaagttAAGATTTACAACACAGAAAgcttgttaaatattaatatttcatcaatATATAAAGGCTggtgaagaaagaaaagtatGTTTGAGTTATGAGGAAAATAAAGTTCGAAAAAAGTGCGCAAACTAGAGCATGTGGCACAGAAGGCATTTGGTATATTTTAAGGCAGTATGTGTCTATGCGGGAACAGCTGTCCCTGTCGAAACAACGCAAAAGCAACGTTAAACCAGACAGGACTAGACGAGTACTGAACGTCACCTGAGTCTGAATTCGATTGAGTCCTCTGAACCACAGGATCTGTCCTCGTCTCAGCTCTCTCTCGGCATAGTCGatctcctcctcatcctcagcTAGATCCTCATCCATGATCTCGTCCGGAGCCGGCCCGTGGCCTGCTTCTTTCAGACACTTCAGCTGATGTGTTGGCACTGATGCTATCACCTGGAGAGAAACGATACAATGGAGCACAACTTAAGCTGATATTTTTCTGGTTTTGAGAGCATCTCGAATGGAAAAGCAGCGGATTGCAGCACTTACCTGTCCCCAGATCAGCTCACCCATTCCCACAAACAGGCACCAAAGCCACTGCTCCACATTTAAGGGGGAACAGCTGAAAGGCTTCCCACCAAACTGCACAATCACAATCTACAAATCACAAACAGAGATATAGGAGTGGAGTGGTGTACTTTAATCTGCATGTAAAccacaaatgcataaaattgtatcgacaaaaaaaaaattattttctgtcttttcaaATTCtcaaagctgcagtctgtaagttttgcctctttgtttGGAAACCTGGAACCAGGCTATCCATaatcaaaagcacatttaaaactggaaaataatttcatttcattcacatgtGTTTCATACAATtctttctggattacaatccaCCATCAAAATGAGTATTTTTGTGTCCTTGCTTaataatattagcatattagaaagatttctgaaggatcatgtgacagtgaaTACTGAAGTGATGATGCTTAAAAATTGATCTTTGCCGTCacatatgtaaaaacaaatatacatatgtaaaaagaaatacattttaaacgtATATTGAAACAATCCATTGTACTAcaaaatacaagaaataaaattagtatttttactgtatttttgattacatAAATTCATACACAGGAGTAAGCATAAGGACTTCTTTCataaacgtttatttttttagcataaaaaatgGTATAATGAAAAACTCCACAATTAAGTACTACGTAGTTTACAGTCTTTGTCACATACTTCAGCAATGCATTTCTAACCTTTCTAATCAGTAAGTCAGAATTGACTTTACACAGACTTTAAACAAGTGAAAATGGAAAGAATCTAGACTTCTTTGTCTAAAGATTTGTATGTGTTTACCTGTATTGCAAAGGTCCCCAGCACAATCGAACAGAAGATGGGGTTTGAAAAGATCCCATCAAACACGTTCCTCTCTCCGTGGATCTTACGAGCATTGATTTCATTGAAGAGTTGCATGAGGACAAAGGTGTTAAAGATGATGGTGTAATGCTCCGACGGAGGAGAGTGAAGTGGAGCGTTACGTCCACTGTCTATGTCAAAGATCTTCTCACCTGAGCAGAAGGTCAGGAAAATATGACATGAGTACACAATATCAACTGAAAccaataaatttaaatgatttataacgTAAAATATGACACATAGCAATTGTGCATCCCTGTAGATATAAGAAGACAACAGAGGTTATGCATCTATTCAATACTTTGACAGAAACAGAGCGCAAAGTACCGTACCTACAAAGAGCAGGGTGAAGATGATGATAAGCTGGTACACTGCATGGCCAAGGATGTTCTTCATCATGGTTCTGGATATGAGGGGGTTGTTTCGGCCGTAGGGCTTCCTCAGGAGCAACGCTTCGGTGGGTGGCTCTGTGGCAAGAGCCAGAGAAGCAAATGTGTCCATGATCAGATTGACCCACAGCATCTGCACTGCCTTAAGGGGTGAATCCtacatacacaaaaacagagcaaataaataaataaaacccagTTTAAATGTCAGGTTATATTAGTGCATAtatacactgccattcaaatGTTTCAGGTCAGTAAGAACTTTAAAGTATTTGATAGAAGTCCCTTAAGCCCACCAAGGCTGAACTGAAAcgagtaaaaacagtaataaagaATTCTAtcaatttttaattgcataaagataacctaaaaacaaaagtgtaaTTGATTCCTGTGATGTTCAAGCTGAAATAACATAAGCATTACTTAAGTCTTTAGTGTTATCCTTGAATCCTCagtaaaatacagattttggGCCCTTGAAAAGGTttgtgcagcttaatatttttgtgcaaattgatatacataaaaaaaacagcatttatttcatacagaaatatttgtaatgttactttTCACCAATGTAACTcatccttgcttaataaaagaaaaagtaaataacatcttactgaccccaaactttcgAATGGAAGTATATATAGTCTATGCATGTACCTGCGTGATACAGGCACCAGTGAAGGCTACTATGACAGCCACCACGTTCACTGTGAGCTGAAACTGTAAGAACTTGGAGATGCTGTCATACACATTTCGTCCCCACATCACAGCCTTTACTATGCTGGAGAAGTTATCGTCTGTCAGGATGATATCAGAGGCCTCCTTGGCCACATCTGTACCAGCGATGCCCTACGCAAACAGAGAAAGTAATTATTAAATCTGGTGCGtttaattgaatgtttttaCACTTAGTGTATTCCCAATCTGTGTATACCAGTTGATATGCACCGCATCTCatacacaataaaatacatctttATTGTCAGCCGTGGTTGATTAAATTTGTCGTTTTACCACACCAGCATAAACCAAATACACTTACAGACACATACTacaacacacataaaaaaaatactaaatcacATAGATTTTGATTAATAAACCCGATCGCAGCAGGTACAATGGATCTTCTATAAATATGTGTCTTTGCTCTAGGCATTAAATATTGTCTCCCAGAGggcaataaaacaaactgattaCACAGAGGATGAGTAGGTTCTTATAAAATATACTCTGCTTTCCCAACACATTTTGATGTGCAAACCTCTGTGGTCTGCCAATGGTTTTACGAACAATTATTAGTGACTCTTGCCAGATTATTATTTCAGCCTTACAATTGAGGTTCCCATACCATAAAGTTAAATTATACATCAGCACACTCTCTACCAGTGACTTGTAGGCAATTTCCAATATGTTCTGACTCATATGAACTTTTCCAACTTGACGTGTGGTTTGGAGGTTGGCTTTCAAACTAATCCAAGAAGTAAACTTTACTGTCAACCAAACCTGATCCTAACCAAAACTTAGTGTAAAAGCATCATTCATGTGCACTGAATGTCTCATAATTAGCTTCAGTTGAGTTTATCATAACCCTACGTGTAACAGAACCTCCGAAATAGATGGCACAGAAATTTAGTGGATGGATCTTCTCACCATTGCAAACCCCACATCAGCCTTCTTAAGAGCAGGTCCGTCATTTGTGCCGTCACCGGTGACTGCAACCACCTGCCTTTGCTCTACAATGGTGCTGTCTATGATACCTGGCACAACACAAGAAAATAAATCCTAATAGTTCATTCAAGACCAACATATATGTAATGCAAATTTGGCCGAAATGGTTAGAAAACCATTATCGACATCAGGAAGTTTTTGTATCGCTACTCAAGTCAGCATAAATGTCATCAATAATGTACTGTATGGTACTGTTAATGATTATAAGAGAACTCCATTAAGGACATAAAGGAGAGGTTTATTATCTCCAAAGGACTGAGGAGTAACTAGTTAACAGAATGTAACAGAATtatgtgatttaattaaaataatgtaactgTAATTAGTTACagataatgagaaaaaatgtttaattaaattacagttacttttgaaaatgtttatgattACTAAGGGGGTTACATCTGATTtgtcacactcacacaaacacacacacacacacacacacacacacacacacacacacacacacaaaaggagACACCAATGTTTCTGCAGTATAGGACACATGATTAttcaataactgttttattttctattttggtTTATGTCATATGCTTTGTTTTTCCATGGCATCGTTAGATGCCAGTGTTTCTTGTCATAACTATGCAAAGATTTGATGTCAAAACCAGTATCATAGCTATTTATAACTATTTTgtgttatgattttaaatctgtatttaacctcAGGATGATATCAATGTAAATAAGAAGTGTAAAGCCTGATTTTGTGGTGGGTGtgctttaaattattacatggGTCTGTGGAATGCTTGAATCTGGTCAGTTGTGACATTCCATGGTACATCTGTGTTAACAGCTGCTAAAAAACTAATACAGACTCATCCTGGTAGCTAAAGTTGGTTCTATATGCTAGGAATAGTTTTTTGGTGGAAGCTTTAAGTTTGGTTAGCTAATAAAATAGTACATCTCAATCATATGCCTTAAATGTCCATTAAGGTTGATGATTAAGTTTTCATGGAAGCTTTATGTTCAAATATTATAACTCAGTGTTATATAATCATAGAATCAGTGTTTCATCTccaattatttacttttgttgcAAGCCATGTAATAAGCgggataatgtacatccagcTAGTTGTTATCGCAAAACAAAAGATGTGCATTAtcacctaataataataattcaagtaATGAAGGATTTTGATAGACTGACAGGAAGTGTTGAGTACTGTAAGGTTAAACCGGcctgatttaaacattttaaaatgatgaacagttgaaaataatagaaatgttgaTTAGGGTAAACTGTAAAAGACTTACCTTTGActaatgtgtgtttgtctgtagGGGAGGAACGAGCAAGAACTCTGAGCTTGGGCCAAATTTTGTCAATACGCTCTTGCTCAATCTGCAACAAAATTTGGGGAAAAACACCACCATGATTACAAGGTTTGCAGTCTGTaggattttttatattttaaaaaaagactcttAAGCTCACGCTGGATGAATTTACTTGAtcacaatacagtaaaacagtaatattatcatattaatgTATCAATGTCACATTCATATAATAGTAGTATTGAAATATggttgaaatattatttaaaattgtaatagaTTATAAAATGCAGTTCATTCCTGTGTTGGCAAAGATTAATTTTTCAACAgatattactccagtcttcagtgtcacataaatgattgtaatatgctgatttatataGAAATTGTTCCTGCAATTATTCGGTATATGACTACAAAACTTGGAAGTATACCTCTCCTTTCTCATTTCTGATTCGCCTGTTGAAGTCCTTCCCTTCCATACACAGGAAGTCGTCTCCAGGATGGATGATGCCACATTTGGCAGCGATGGCACGTGCAGTGTTTATATTGTCACCTGTCACCATACGCACGGTGATGCCTGCTCGCTGGCACTTCTTGATGGCGTCTGGGACCTGATTCAAATTTTAATCAGCAAATCAGGACAGATATCAATATCATAACTGTGCCTCATAGACAGCATTTTAGACTTCTTTTGATTAATCATTTTCGGAAGTGATGTTCAGGGTATGTACAGTTTCTTAGGTAAATAGGAGACATTAAAATGGTCTGTATACCTCAGGTCGAACTGGGTCTTCAATGCCGACCACTGTGATGCAGATAAGGTTGGAGACTATGTCTGTCTCATTGTCCCATTCTGGCATGGGGTCAGCTGGGAGCTCCCGGTAAGCGATGCAAATCGTACGAAGGCCATCGCATGCCATCGGTTCAATCACTTTCTTCACCATCTCATCTCTGTCCCGTGGCCTAAAAGCACGAGCCTCGCCGTCACCGCCCAAGATGAACGAGCACCTAAAATGAACGCAGAacagtttgattcatttatctttacagtgtatttttgacAAAGACTACACTTTTCAAAATGCGCATGGTACTAATTTTCAGTGCTCACTGCTCACAAATGAGTTAattaggccttaaagaaagtaGTAGTCTTTAGTTTGAAATTTTTTAACTAATGgccaatgaaataaaatgctaaaccTTCACAAAATGTTAATGATCAATATcacaagtaaatattataataaatagacTGGAATTTGAAAGTCAgagataactttttttgttatatttttgattaccaaggctgcatttatcaaaaatgcagttaaaacaatacaatttacaattttttaatatattttaaaacaaatactggcattgctccagtcttcagtgtcacatgatccttcagaaattgctttcatatgctgatttgctactcaagaaacatttcttattattatcaatgttgaaaacagaagTGTGGAAGCTGCAATACAATGTCTCTCTCCAGATTCTTTGATAAACAATgtagaaaagcatttatttaaaaaagaaatggtaGTTAATGTTAGTTACTTCTTGAGCAGGATCTCAGAGGCTCCTTTGCTGTACAAGCGGAAGCTTCCGTCAGGCATCTGAATGACGGTGCTCATGGATTTCCTGACAGAATTAAAGGTGTAGACTTTATAGAGCTTCTCTTCAGGGATCTGCTCCCTCACAGCTTGATAGTCTTGCTTCAGGTCCAGCACGAGTCCCAGCAGAGAACATTCTGTCTTATTACCCACTTGTTTGGGCAGCCCACCTTCCTTATCTGCAGCCTGGGAGGAAGAGGTGAACAGAGtaaatgaaagcagaaaatgACAGTCATAAACTGTAGTGATATCACTGTAAAGCATGGCCTCTCGAGGTTCACTGCAAAAGCTTAGTGCTGAAATATATAGTGTTTTAGTAAAGTACTCTCACCATTATTTTGGAGGTGTAGGCGCAGTTCACAGCAATAGCACTGCTGGTGAGCTCAAGAGTCTTTGGGTTAATCTGGTCTGGTCTTGGGATGTCACGGAAGTGCTGGTCCCCTACATAAATCTGCACTACTGTCATCCGGTTAGTGGTGAGGGTCCCTGTTTTATCTGAGCAAATTGCCGTAGCATTGCCCATAGTCTCACATGCGTCTAAATGACGCACCAGGTTATTGTCCTTCATCATTTTCTATAGAAAGGCATTGATGGGGAGagtgttaaaatgttatatgtatgtaaatgac includes:
- the atp2b3a gene encoding plasma membrane calcium-transporting ATPase 3a isoform X3, whose translation is MGDLGNSTVDFHPKKPGMDKGSHEGDFGVTIDDLCSLMELRGPEALQKIQENYTDTETLCHRLKTSPADGLSDNPADLEKRRLVFGMNFIPPKKPKTFLQLVWEALQDVTLIILEIAAIISLGLSFYQPPGGDTEACGNVSAGAEDEGEAEAGWIEGAAILLSVLCVVVVTAFNDWSKEKQFRGLQSRIEQEQRFAVVRNGTVIQIPVAEMVVGDIAQVKYGDLLPADGVLIQGNDLKIDESSLTGESDHVRKSIDKDPMLLSGTHVMEGSGKMVVTAVGVNSQTGIIFTLLGAGEMEEEKKDCKKEVNSNSSTQFPSVEAKEHNIINGKQDGTLENNQNKAKKQDEAVAMEMQPLKSAEGGEVEEKEKKKASVPKKEKSVLQGKLTKLAVQIGKAGLVMSAITVIILMLYFVIETFVIQGRVWLTECTPIYVQYFVKFFIIGVTVLVVAVPEGLPLAVTISLAYSVKKMMKDNNLVRHLDACETMGNATAICSDKTGTLTTNRMTVVQIYVGDQHFRDIPRPDQINPKTLELTSSAIAVNCAYTSKIMAADKEGGLPKQVGNKTECSLLGLVLDLKQDYQAVREQIPEEKLYKVYTFNSVRKSMSTVIQMPDGSFRLYSKGASEILLKKCSFILGGDGEARAFRPRDRDEMVKKVIEPMACDGLRTICIAYRELPADPMPEWDNETDIVSNLICITVVGIEDPVRPEVPDAIKKCQRAGITVRMVTGDNINTARAIAAKCGIIHPGDDFLCMEGKDFNRRIRNEKGEIEQERIDKIWPKLRVLARSSPTDKHTLVKGIIDSTIVEQRQVVAVTGDGTNDGPALKKADVGFAMGIAGTDVAKEASDIILTDDNFSSIVKAVMWGRNVYDSISKFLQFQLTVNVVAVIVAFTGACITQDSPLKAVQMLWVNLIMDTFASLALATEPPTEALLLRKPYGRNNPLISRTMMKNILGHAVYQLIIIFTLLFVGEKIFDIDSGRNAPLHSPPSEHYTIIFNTFVLMQLFNEINARKIHGERNVFDGIFSNPIFCSIVLGTFAIQIVIVQFGGKPFSCSPLNVEQWLWCLFVGMGELIWGQVIASVPTHQLKCLKEAGHGPAPDEIMDEDLAEDEEEIDYAERELRRGQILWFRGLNRIQTQIRVVKAFRSSLYDGIERPESRNSIHDFQAHPEFIITDSVHNIPLIDETDVDDESERSNHNHVRVALRHPGPHSQPQAPQRPPRSRYPSRPLRQQSLPVTLNCNNNAAESRVYLGSSVPPCPASPLHSLETCL
- the atp2b3a gene encoding plasma membrane calcium-transporting ATPase 3a isoform X4: MGDLGNSTVDFHPKKPGMDKGSHEGDFGVTIDDLCSLMELRGPEALQKIQENYTDTETLCHRLKTSPADGLSDNPADLEKRRLVFGMNFIPPKKPKTFLQLVWEALQDVTLIILEIAAIISLGLSFYQPPGGDTEACGNVSAGAEDEGEAEAGWIEGAAILLSVLCVVVVTAFNDWSKEKQFRGLQSRIEQEQRFAVVRNGTVIQIPVAEMVVGDIAQVKYGDLLPADGVLIQGNDLKIDESSLTGESDHVRKSIDKDPMLLSGTHVMEGSGKMVVTAVGVNSQTGIIFTLLGAGEMEEEKKDCKKGKQDGTLENNQNKAKKQDEAVAMEMQPLKSAEGGEVEEKEKKKASVPKKEKSVLQGKLTKLAVQIGKAGLVMSAITVIILMLYFVIETFVIQGRVWLTECTPIYVQYFVKFFIIGVTVLVVAVPEGLPLAVTISLAYSVKKMMKDNNLVRHLDACETMGNATAICSDKTGTLTTNRMTVVQIYVGDQHFRDIPRPDQINPKTLELTSSAIAVNCAYTSKIMAADKEGGLPKQVGNKTECSLLGLVLDLKQDYQAVREQIPEEKLYKVYTFNSVRKSMSTVIQMPDGSFRLYSKGASEILLKKCSFILGGDGEARAFRPRDRDEMVKKVIEPMACDGLRTICIAYRELPADPMPEWDNETDIVSNLICITVVGIEDPVRPEVPDAIKKCQRAGITVRMVTGDNINTARAIAAKCGIIHPGDDFLCMEGKDFNRRIRNEKGEIEQERIDKIWPKLRVLARSSPTDKHTLVKGIIDSTIVEQRQVVAVTGDGTNDGPALKKADVGFAMGIAGTDVAKEASDIILTDDNFSSIVKAVMWGRNVYDSISKFLQFQLTVNVVAVIVAFTGACITQDSPLKAVQMLWVNLIMDTFASLALATEPPTEALLLRKPYGRNNPLISRTMMKNILGHAVYQLIIIFTLLFVGEKIFDIDSGRNAPLHSPPSEHYTIIFNTFVLMQLFNEINARKIHGERNVFDGIFSNPIFCSIVLGTFAIQIVIVQFGGKPFSCSPLNVEQWLWCLFVGMGELIWGQVIASVPTHQLKCLKEAGHGPAPDEIMDEDLAEDEEEIDYAERELRRGQILWFRGLNRIQTQIRVVKAFRSSLYDGIERPESRNSIHDFQAHPEFIITDSVHNIPLIDETDVDDESERSNHNHVRVALRHPGPHSQPQAPQRPPRSRYPSRPLRQQSLPVTLNCNNNAAESRVYLGSSVPPCPASPLHSLETCL